The Streptococcaceae bacterium ESL0687 genome has a segment encoding these proteins:
- a CDS encoding amino acid ABC transporter permease has product MSLSEQAQQVFTPANIKFLMEGLMLTLWISLLAIVFSTFFGTILAVMRNSKNKFLKILAGIYIEIVRNVPNLLWIFVIFLIFKLKSVPAGVTSFTVFTSAALAEIIRGGLNGVPNGQVEAGKSQGFSDLQILTIIVLPQAIRKMLPAIISQFVTVIKDTSFLYSTIALQELFGSSQILMGKYYQAGQVFMLYGIVALIYFVINFIISQFSRRLSRSWADSLE; this is encoded by the coding sequence ATGTCATTATCTGAACAAGCACAACAAGTATTTACTCCTGCAAATATTAAATTCCTGATGGAAGGACTTATGCTAACTCTATGGATCTCACTACTTGCCATTGTATTTAGTACCTTCTTTGGAACGATTTTAGCTGTCATGAGAAACAGTAAAAACAAATTTTTAAAAATTCTTGCAGGTATTTATATCGAAATCGTCCGTAATGTACCCAATCTACTTTGGATTTTTGTAATTTTCCTTATCTTCAAGCTAAAATCAGTTCCTGCAGGTGTAACAAGTTTCACTGTTTTCACATCTGCTGCCCTAGCTGAAATTATCCGCGGAGGATTAAACGGGGTTCCTAATGGTCAGGTCGAAGCTGGTAAATCACAAGGTTTTTCAGACCTTCAAATTCTTACTATCATCGTCCTACCCCAGGCCATTAGAAAAATGCTCCCTGCGATTATTTCGCAATTTGTAACAGTCATTAAAGATACAAGTTTTCTTTATTCGACAATTGCCCTTCAAGAATTATTTGGTAGCTCACAAATTCTAATGGGTAAATATTACCAAGCTGGGCAGGTTTTCATGCTTTACGGAATCGTAGCCTTAATTTACTTCGTAATCAACTTTATTATCAGTCAATTTTCACGTAGACTTTCAAGAAGTTGGGCAGATTCACTTGAATAA
- a CDS encoding glycoside hydrolase family 13 protein: MAEVFFNPWDQTYKYPFGACKKDTDIHFKIKVKSPNRIDLKLILKGEDDIEQSFSMNKSEIDNFYEIKLASFDQVGTYSYFFQMEEHEDDRCYRFFYGATNPNLGKGQCYDKKEKVTPYTLTIFLSDDKAPDWYQNAIFYQIFPDSFAKSSIETIENPYNNILFYGKTTDRPYYVKKSDGDIARWTYYGGNLAGIKEKIPYLKELGITALYLNPIFMASSVHRYDTADYMKIDPLLGSPEDFLSLLKEVHAQGMYLVLDGVFSHVGKNSIYFNYDGRFGSHVGAYQNPQSPYMDWFKFEHYPDDYKSWWGIKDLPEIDKNNPTFQDYIYKGKDSVINKWTEMGIDGWRLDVADELPDFFIEGIRKSLDAYEDKVLIGEVWEDASRKISYGVKRKYILGKSLEAVMNYPFRKMIIDFLNQQFSSKEAYSQLMSLRENYPKEVFYNNFNNLGTHDTPRILTELSGDTKKLELALQMLVALPGVPCFYYGDEAGVSGQADPDNRSFFPWDSANQELTASFKKWIALRKENKVLTHGDLLAFYTDKSLGIIRYDNKAFTVFIFNPSNQSDYITKNNLKYSQNIPDQILNIFLNASIPSNNALYLANNWE; the protein is encoded by the coding sequence ATGGCTGAAGTTTTTTTTAATCCCTGGGATCAGACCTATAAATACCCCTTCGGGGCCTGTAAAAAAGATACTGACATTCACTTTAAAATAAAGGTTAAAAGTCCAAATAGAATTGACCTTAAACTCATTTTAAAGGGAGAAGATGATATCGAACAGAGCTTTTCCATGAACAAGTCTGAAATCGATAATTTCTATGAAATTAAACTGGCATCCTTTGACCAAGTTGGGACTTATTCCTACTTCTTTCAAATGGAAGAACATGAAGATGATAGGTGCTACCGCTTTTTCTACGGGGCAACAAATCCTAATCTAGGCAAGGGGCAGTGCTATGATAAAAAAGAGAAGGTTACTCCTTACACTCTTACAATTTTTTTAAGTGATGATAAGGCTCCAGATTGGTATCAAAATGCTATCTTCTACCAAATCTTTCCTGACTCTTTTGCCAAATCTTCTATAGAAACAATTGAAAACCCTTACAACAATATTCTTTTCTACGGAAAAACGACCGACCGGCCTTATTATGTCAAGAAAAGTGACGGCGACATTGCCCGCTGGACATATTACGGCGGGAACCTGGCAGGAATTAAGGAAAAAATCCCCTACCTAAAAGAGCTTGGTATAACTGCCCTTTATCTGAATCCAATTTTTATGGCTTCAAGCGTTCACCGGTATGATACAGCTGATTATATGAAAATAGATCCACTTTTAGGAAGCCCGGAAGACTTTCTAAGTCTTTTAAAGGAAGTACATGCCCAGGGTATGTACCTGGTTCTTGACGGGGTCTTCTCACATGTAGGAAAAAATTCAATTTATTTCAACTATGATGGTCGCTTTGGTTCACATGTAGGCGCCTATCAAAATCCCCAAAGTCCCTACATGGATTGGTTTAAGTTCGAACATTATCCTGATGACTACAAATCCTGGTGGGGTATCAAGGACCTACCTGAAATTGACAAAAATAACCCAACCTTCCAGGACTATATCTATAAGGGGAAAGACTCAGTCATTAATAAATGGACTGAGATGGGAATTGACGGCTGGCGACTTGACGTAGCCGATGAGCTACCCGATTTCTTCATTGAAGGAATTAGAAAGTCCCTTGATGCATATGAAGATAAGGTTCTAATTGGTGAGGTCTGGGAGGATGCTAGTCGCAAGATTTCTTACGGAGTCAAGCGAAAATATATCCTGGGTAAATCCCTTGAAGCTGTAATGAATTATCCTTTTAGGAAGATGATTATTGACTTCTTAAACCAACAATTTTCCTCTAAGGAAGCTTACAGTCAACTTATGAGTCTTAGAGAAAATTATCCGAAAGAAGTCTTCTACAATAATTTTAATAATCTAGGAACCCATGACACACCGAGAATTTTAACTGAACTTTCAGGGGATACGAAAAAATTAGAGCTAGCCCTGCAGATGCTTGTAGCCCTTCCCGGGGTTCCCTGCTTCTACTATGGTGACGAGGCAGGTGTCAGCGGTCAAGCAGATCCTGATAATAGATCCTTCTTCCCTTGGGATAGTGCCAATCAAGAACTTACTGCTAGCTTTAAAAAATGGATTGCCCTTCGTAAGGAAAATAAAGTTCTTACTCACGGCGATCTACTAGCTTTTTATACAGACAAGAGTCTAGGAATAATCAGGTACGATAATAAGGCCTTTACCGTCTTTATTTTTAACCCTAGTAATCAATCAGATTACATCACAAAAAATAATTTGAAATATTCACAAAATATACCTGACCAAATACTAAATATCTTCTTAAATGCTAGTATCCCTTCAAATAATGCACTTTATTTGGCAAATAATTGGGAATGA
- the glgA gene encoding glycogen synthase GlgA, which translates to MKILLAGAEAAPFIKTGGLGDVLGALPKSLNKNDDIDARVIIPYYKNIPEKFRNQVEDLFFTHVDVGWRRMYAGVKHLHHGNVHYYFIDNEYYFYRDDVYGYYDDGERFAFFQQAILQVLPQLGFVPDILHVNDYHTAMIPYLLREKYSWIEGYPQMKTILTIHNIEFQGQYSPDMLGDLFSMGLNKYQDGSLEQNGCLNWLKAGVIYSDKVTTVSPTYAREIQTQEFGKGLDSVLRLVQGKLSGIVNGIDTEIYDPATDKNLVENYSLKHMKGKKVNKMELQKQVGLPQRDDVLLIGVVSRLTYQKGFQLVVERLNEILSWDKIQIIILGTGDPKFEHDFSWFGGVFPDKISANISFNLKLAQRIYAGCDLFLMPSAFEPCGLSQMMAMRYGTLPLVHEIGGLKDTVTPYNKYTQEGDGFAFNNFDSYWMMEVLKNAYDLFIQDQNTWKKLQKQAMKKDFSWDTASLAYLELYRESK; encoded by the coding sequence ATGAAAATACTACTAGCTGGAGCTGAAGCCGCTCCCTTTATCAAGACGGGAGGCCTAGGAGATGTCCTTGGGGCCCTTCCTAAAAGTCTTAATAAAAATGACGACATTGATGCGAGAGTCATTATTCCCTACTACAAAAATATTCCGGAAAAATTCCGCAATCAGGTTGAAGATTTATTCTTTACTCATGTTGACGTTGGTTGGCGTAGGATGTATGCTGGGGTCAAACACCTCCACCACGGAAACGTTCACTACTATTTCATAGACAATGAATACTACTTCTACCGGGATGATGTTTACGGCTACTATGATGACGGGGAACGCTTTGCCTTCTTCCAGCAGGCCATCTTACAGGTTCTACCTCAACTAGGCTTTGTCCCTGATATTTTACACGTAAATGATTATCACACAGCCATGATTCCCTATCTTCTAAGAGAAAAATATTCATGGATTGAAGGTTATCCTCAAATGAAGACAATCCTTACCATCCATAATATCGAATTCCAGGGGCAATACAGTCCTGACATGCTGGGAGATTTATTCTCTATGGGACTTAATAAGTACCAGGACGGAAGTCTTGAGCAAAATGGCTGCCTTAACTGGCTTAAAGCTGGTGTCATCTACTCAGACAAGGTTACAACAGTCTCTCCAACCTATGCTAGAGAAATCCAAACCCAGGAATTTGGTAAGGGGCTTGACTCCGTTTTAAGGCTTGTTCAGGGTAAACTATCAGGCATTGTTAACGGAATCGATACCGAAATTTATGACCCAGCAACTGATAAAAATCTTGTTGAAAATTATTCCCTTAAGCACATGAAAGGTAAAAAAGTTAACAAGATGGAACTCCAAAAGCAGGTAGGTCTTCCTCAAAGAGATGACGTCCTTCTAATCGGAGTTGTAAGCCGCCTAACCTACCAAAAGGGCTTCCAGCTGGTGGTTGAAAGATTAAATGAAATTCTTTCTTGGGATAAAATTCAAATCATTATTCTAGGAACAGGGGACCCGAAATTTGAGCATGACTTTTCTTGGTTTGGCGGGGTCTTTCCCGATAAGATTTCAGCCAATATCAGCTTTAATCTAAAGCTTGCCCAAAGAATTTATGCTGGCTGTGACTTATTCTTAATGCCAAGCGCCTTTGAACCGTGTGGTCTTTCTCAGATGATGGCCATGCGTTACGGAACCCTACCTTTGGTCCACGAAATTGGAGGACTTAAGGATACAGTTACTCCTTATAATAAGTATACCCAAGAGGGTGATGGTTTTGCCTTTAATAACTTTGATAGCTACTGGATGATGGAGGTTCTAAAAAATGCCTATGACCTATTTATCCAGGATCAAAATACTTGGAAAAAACTGCAAAAGCAGGCCATGAAAAAAGATTTTTCTTGGGATACAGCAAGTCTTGCCTACCTAGAGCTTTACAGGGAAAGCAAATAA
- the glgB gene encoding 1,4-alpha-glucan branching protein GlgB, with translation MSKAYKTFTTGENFKAENYFGHHRRKHGFVFRVWAPNALKVELVGDFTNWVENRLAMKKINNEVWEIVTDLPSEGDLYKFLVTRANGEEIMKIDPYSLELEERPGTASVVRDFPKKEWKDSRWIKQRNKTDYSKEAVNIYEIHAGSFKTHDDGSPLTFKDLKKTLIPYLKKMNYTHVEFMPLMAHPLGMSWGYQSVGYFALEKTFGQPEELRDFIEACHLNGIGAIVDWVPGHFCINDDSLAYYDGTPTYEYQDPNRANNYRWGALNFDLGKPQVQSFLISSALFWLEYYHFDGIRVDAVSNMVYLDYDDGPWTPNHEGTNVNLDGFHFLRKLNAVIKKKYPNVLMIAEDSSSQIKVTGSLEEGSLGFDYRWNMGWMNDVLKFYQMDPIYRKHNFTLLTFSFMYMMSEKYILALSHDEVVHGKKSLMHKMWGDRDQQFSGLRNLYAYQMCHPGKKLLFMGSEWGQFLEWKFDHALEWVDLEDPLNKKMQTYTKHLNSFYQKNKCLWDIDHDYSGIEIIDADNVDESVLSFVRKSDTDFIVCVFNMTPVERKDFTIGVPIKGVYIEIFNSELEKFGGKWKKHNPNTKSEKGKWKDYKSTLTFTLPAFGVSIWKLK, from the coding sequence CTGAGTAAGGCATATAAAACTTTTACCACTGGAGAAAATTTTAAGGCAGAAAATTACTTCGGCCATCACCGCCGCAAGCATGGTTTTGTCTTTAGAGTTTGGGCTCCCAATGCACTAAAAGTAGAATTGGTTGGCGACTTTACCAATTGGGTGGAAAACCGTCTGGCCATGAAGAAAATTAATAACGAGGTCTGGGAAATTGTGACCGACCTTCCATCAGAAGGAGATCTCTATAAGTTCCTTGTAACCCGTGCAAACGGTGAGGAAATAATGAAAATTGATCCCTACTCCCTGGAATTAGAAGAAAGACCTGGAACAGCATCAGTTGTTAGGGATTTCCCCAAGAAGGAATGGAAAGATAGTAGGTGGATCAAGCAAAGAAATAAAACAGACTACTCCAAAGAAGCTGTAAACATTTACGAGATTCATGCAGGAAGTTTTAAAACACATGATGACGGCAGTCCTTTAACCTTTAAGGATCTAAAGAAGACACTAATTCCCTACCTCAAGAAAATGAATTATACCCATGTAGAATTCATGCCTCTAATGGCTCATCCCCTAGGCATGTCTTGGGGATATCAGTCAGTTGGTTACTTTGCCCTTGAAAAAACCTTTGGTCAACCTGAAGAACTTAGGGACTTTATTGAAGCCTGCCACCTTAATGGGATAGGAGCAATTGTTGACTGGGTACCAGGACATTTTTGTATCAATGATGATAGCCTAGCCTACTATGACGGAACTCCAACCTATGAATACCAGGATCCAAATAGGGCCAACAACTACCGCTGGGGGGCTTTAAACTTTGATCTAGGAAAACCTCAGGTTCAATCGTTTTTGATTTCATCTGCTCTTTTTTGGCTTGAATACTACCACTTTGATGGAATCAGGGTTGATGCTGTGAGTAACATGGTCTATCTTGATTATGATGACGGACCTTGGACCCCCAACCACGAGGGAACAAATGTCAATCTAGACGGCTTCCACTTTCTTAGGAAATTAAATGCCGTAATTAAGAAAAAATATCCTAATGTTCTAATGATTGCTGAAGATTCTTCCAGTCAAATTAAAGTCACAGGAAGTCTTGAAGAAGGAAGCCTTGGCTTTGACTACAGGTGGAATATGGGCTGGATGAACGATGTTTTAAAATTTTATCAAATGGATCCCATCTACCGAAAACATAATTTTACCCTCCTAACTTTTAGCTTCATGTATATGATGAGTGAAAAATACATCTTGGCCCTGTCCCACGACGAAGTTGTCCATGGCAAAAAAAGTCTCATGCATAAAATGTGGGGCGACCGTGACCAGCAGTTTTCAGGCCTTAGAAATCTCTATGCCTATCAGATGTGTCATCCTGGGAAAAAACTGCTCTTTATGGGAAGTGAATGGGGACAATTTTTAGAGTGGAAATTCGACCACGCTCTTGAATGGGTTGATTTAGAAGATCCCCTCAATAAAAAAATGCAAACCTATACCAAGCATTTAAATAGCTTTTATCAAAAAAATAAATGTCTCTGGGATATCGACCATGATTACTCGGGAATTGAGATCATCGATGCTGATAATGTCGATGAAAGCGTTCTATCATTTGTTAGAAAAAGTGACACAGATTTTATTGTATGTGTCTTTAATATGACCCCTGTTGAAAGAAAAGACTTTACCATCGGTGTACCAATTAAGGGAGTGTATATCGAAATTTTCAATAGTGAACTTGAAAAATTTGGCGGCAAATGGAAAAAACATAATCCAAATACCAAAAGTGAAAAGGGAAAATGGAAGGATTATAAATCAACCCTAACATTTACCCTTCCAGCTTTTGGAGTCTCAATTTGGAAACTGAAATAG
- the glgD gene encoding glucose-1-phosphate adenylyltransferase subunit GlgD — protein sequence MKIDKYCAILGNAVGSHEMGELTENRPLATLPFDGKYRLIDFQLSNLINADIHNVYAIFHENKVNSVLDHIRNGREWGLSSLLSHLFIGFYNKDFNSHYADDDYYEKLLTYLKRTSSDYTIFSTCDILCNINLGQVIHIHSASERTMTVVYKKLPRDKMSSENQVLEIDETDTVIGTKNFTEDSACEEETMSTGIYVINTNWLIQQMEMEQAQENPRKLRYLLSSLVADVKALAYEYTGYLSNIHDINSYYQSNMDMLNPQKFNSLFYSSQKVITKVKNEEATYYSEDSQVENSHFASGSIVDGRVEHSIVSRNCKISKNSTVKDSILFPRVNIGENVSIEYAIIDKGVVISDNVKIKGSPDAPIVIAKSRQITEDIIL from the coding sequence ATGAAAATTGATAAATACTGTGCAATCTTAGGAAATGCTGTTGGAAGCCATGAAATGGGAGAACTCACCGAGAATCGCCCACTAGCAACCCTTCCCTTCGATGGAAAATACCGTCTGATTGATTTTCAACTATCAAATTTAATCAATGCCGACATCCACAATGTTTATGCAATTTTCCATGAAAACAAAGTAAATAGCGTTCTTGACCACATCCGAAATGGACGTGAATGGGGACTAAGTAGCCTGCTAAGCCACCTTTTCATCGGTTTTTACAACAAGGATTTCAACAGCCACTATGCTGATGATGACTACTATGAAAAACTTTTAACCTACCTCAAAAGAACAAGTAGCGATTACACGATTTTCTCTACCTGCGATATTCTTTGTAACATTAACTTGGGACAGGTCATTCATATCCATAGTGCTAGCGAACGAACCATGACTGTGGTCTACAAGAAGCTTCCAAGAGACAAGATGTCTTCTGAGAACCAGGTCCTTGAAATTGATGAAACAGATACTGTAATTGGAACTAAAAACTTTACTGAAGACTCAGCCTGCGAAGAAGAAACCATGTCAACTGGTATCTATGTGATTAATACCAACTGGTTGATCCAACAAATGGAAATGGAACAGGCCCAGGAAAATCCGCGCAAACTTCGCTACCTTCTTAGTAGTCTGGTTGCTGATGTTAAAGCCTTGGCCTATGAATACACAGGTTACCTATCAAACATCCACGACATCAATTCTTACTACCAGTCTAATATGGACATGCTCAACCCACAAAAATTCAACTCATTATTTTACAGTAGCCAAAAGGTCATTACCAAGGTTAAAAATGAAGAAGCTACTTATTATTCAGAAGATTCACAGGTTGAAAATTCTCATTTTGCTTCTGGATCAATTGTTGATGGTAGGGTTGAACATTCAATCGTATCAAGGAATTGTAAAATCAGTAAAAACTCAACTGTAAAGGATTCAATTCTCTTTCCAAGGGTTAACATTGGAGAAAATGTTTCCATTGAATATGCAATTATTGATAAGGGTGTTGTTATTTCTGACAACGTTAAGATTAAAGGTAGCCCTGATGCACCAATCGTTATTGCAAAATCACGCCAAATTACAGAGGATATTATTCTATGA
- a CDS encoding transporter substrate-binding domain-containing protein has protein sequence MKKLKKSLMIFTGLLFLFSLAACGSSTKTSSEGSSSDTKALDKIKESKKFRVGVKQDVPNFGFKDPETGKFSGIEIELAQMIADELGATPEYVPVTAQTRGPLLDNNQVDAVLATFTITDERKLTYNFTEPYFTDEAGFLVKKKYGYENIKDLDGKTIGVAQSSSTRKNLEKLAAENGISFKYTELSDYPSLKLSLTAGRIDAFAVDKSILTGYVDNETEILDIGFAPQKYGIASKKSNTDLNDYMNQLLEKWRQDGTLDKLYTKYNLKDASTK, from the coding sequence ATGAAAAAATTAAAAAAATCACTGATGATTTTTACTGGACTCCTCTTTCTTTTTTCTTTAGCAGCTTGTGGATCTTCTACAAAAACTAGTTCAGAAGGATCTTCTTCAGATACTAAGGCTTTAGATAAAATAAAAGAGAGTAAAAAATTTAGGGTTGGTGTTAAGCAAGACGTACCAAACTTTGGATTTAAGGATCCGGAGACAGGAAAATTTTCAGGAATTGAAATTGAACTTGCGCAGATGATTGCTGATGAGTTAGGGGCTACTCCCGAGTATGTTCCTGTAACTGCTCAAACAAGGGGACCTCTTCTGGACAACAATCAAGTTGATGCAGTCCTTGCAACCTTTACTATTACAGATGAAAGAAAGCTAACCTATAACTTTACAGAACCTTACTTTACAGATGAAGCAGGTTTCCTAGTTAAAAAGAAATATGGTTATGAAAACATTAAAGATTTAGATGGTAAAACAATTGGGGTTGCCCAGTCGTCAAGTACCAGAAAAAATCTTGAAAAGTTGGCTGCTGAAAATGGAATTAGCTTTAAATACACCGAACTTTCAGACTACCCTAGCCTTAAACTATCTTTAACAGCTGGTAGAATTGATGCCTTTGCTGTTGATAAATCAATCCTGACAGGTTATGTCGATAATGAGACTGAAATCCTAGACATCGGATTTGCCCCTCAAAAATACGGGATTGCAAGCAAAAAATCAAATACTGATTTAAATGATTACATGAACCAACTGCTTGAAAAATGGAGACAAGACGGTACCCTCGACAAATTATATACCAAATATAATTTAAAGGATGCCTCAACCAAATAA
- a CDS encoding amino acid ABC transporter permease produces MSPFALERWQALFNDFGIFGKAFLYTLGISICALILAMALGIVFGSMSASKNKILKGISRVYVEIYQNIPLLIQFVVVYYGFPILNEHLMLSAFWTAVLCVGLYHGAYISEVIRSGIEAVPRGQLEAAESQGFSYRESMRLIILPQAVRMIIPPLTNQVVNLIKNTSTIALIGGADLIFTAKSWSSGNLSFIPAFIAVGVLYFVLCFPIATYGRRIEERNKDSYSI; encoded by the coding sequence ATGAGCCCTTTTGCTCTTGAACGTTGGCAGGCACTATTCAATGATTTTGGTATCTTTGGTAAAGCTTTTCTTTATACTCTTGGAATATCAATCTGTGCCCTCATACTTGCCATGGCTCTTGGTATCGTTTTTGGTTCCATGTCAGCAAGTAAAAATAAAATTCTTAAAGGAATTAGTAGAGTTTACGTTGAAATTTATCAAAATATTCCCCTTCTCATCCAATTTGTGGTTGTCTACTACGGATTCCCTATTTTAAATGAACACCTCATGCTTAGTGCCTTTTGGACGGCTGTCCTCTGTGTGGGACTCTACCACGGTGCTTACATCTCTGAGGTTATCAGAAGTGGGATTGAAGCTGTACCCCGCGGCCAACTTGAAGCCGCTGAGTCACAAGGTTTTTCTTACCGGGAGTCTATGAGACTAATTATTTTACCACAAGCGGTAAGGATGATTATCCCCCCTCTAACCAACCAGGTCGTTAACCTAATTAAAAATACCTCAACTATCGCCCTAATCGGTGGTGCTGATCTAATCTTTACAGCCAAGAGCTGGTCATCAGGAAACCTAAGTTTCATTCCAGCCTTTATCGCAGTCGGTGTTCTTTACTTCGTACTCTGCTTCCCTATTGCTACATATGGTAGAAGAATTGAAGAAAGAAACAAAGATTCTTACAGCATTTGA
- a CDS encoding glucose-1-phosphate adenylyltransferase yields the protein MSNGMLALILAGGQGTRLGKLTQSIAKPAVPFGGRYRIIDFALSNCANSGIKNVGVITQYQPLALNEHIGNGSSWGLDGVDSGVSILQPYSAAEGNKWFEGTSHAIYQNIDYIDHINPEHVLILSGDHIYKMDYDDMLKAHRDKLASLTVAVIDVPLKEASRFGIMNTDSSNRIVEFEEKPENPKSTNASMGIYIFNWKELRETLVSGAKNGVDMNDFGKNVIPAFLDAGEGVYAYEFNGYWKDVGTIESLHEANMEYISPNNKLDSRNRQWKIYSRNEIVPPNFITEKAEIQDSLVVDGCVVSGSIKHSILSTNVQVKEGARVEDTFVMPGAIIGENAIIKNAIIGSGAVIGEGTEIIGEDEVQVVGYKEVVGVPSDEN from the coding sequence ATGTCTAATGGAATGCTCGCACTTATTTTAGCCGGGGGACAAGGAACCCGACTTGGAAAACTTACTCAATCAATAGCAAAACCTGCTGTTCCCTTTGGGGGACGTTACCGAATTATTGACTTTGCCCTCTCAAATTGTGCCAATTCAGGTATCAAAAATGTTGGTGTAATCACCCAATACCAACCTCTAGCCTTAAATGAGCATATAGGAAACGGATCATCTTGGGGGCTTGACGGGGTTGACTCTGGCGTATCAATTTTACAACCTTATAGCGCAGCTGAGGGAAATAAGTGGTTTGAAGGTACCAGCCATGCTATTTACCAAAATATTGACTATATTGACCACATTAATCCTGAACACGTTCTAATCCTTTCAGGAGACCACATCTACAAGATGGATTACGATGACATGCTAAAGGCCCACCGTGATAAACTAGCAAGCCTTACAGTGGCAGTAATCGATGTACCCCTCAAAGAAGCTAGTCGTTTTGGAATCATGAACACTGACTCTTCCAACAGAATTGTTGAATTTGAAGAAAAACCAGAAAATCCCAAATCAACTAATGCTTCTATGGGAATCTACATCTTTAACTGGAAGGAATTAAGGGAAACCCTAGTCAGTGGTGCTAAGAACGGCGTTGACATGAACGACTTTGGTAAAAATGTTATCCCAGCCTTTCTTGATGCCGGAGAAGGTGTTTACGCCTACGAATTTAATGGCTACTGGAAGGACGTCGGCACCATCGAATCCCTTCATGAAGCTAATATGGAATATATCTCTCCTAATAACAAACTGGATTCAAGAAACCGCCAGTGGAAGATTTATTCCCGCAATGAAATTGTTCCACCAAATTTTATTACTGAAAAAGCTGAAATTCAGGACTCTTTAGTTGTCGACGGATGTGTTGTCTCTGGTAGTATTAAGCATTCAATCCTATCAACTAATGTTCAGGTAAAAGAGGGAGCAAGGGTTGAGGACACCTTTGTTATGCCAGGAGCCATCATTGGTGAAAATGCTATTATCAAAAATGCCATTATTGGATCTGGAGCCGTTATCGGGGAAGGAACTGAAATTATTGGAGAAGACGAAGTTCAAGTTGTAGGCTATAAGGAAGTCGTGGGGGTACCAAGTGATGAAAATTGA